The Thermoanaerobaculia bacterium genome segment CCGAGGGCCGTGCCGACGACCACGTCGAAGGCGATCCAAACGCCCCACGGATAACCGTTGGAGAGATTGGTCACTGCGCCGATGCCGAAGAGAAACCGCCAGATCGCCACCGCGGCGCCGATGCCGGCGACGAGCAGGAGCCAGCGGAACTGACGGGTGAAGAGCGGGCCGGGGACCGGCGAGTGGACCGGCTCGTGGACCGCAGCGTGGGCGTTCACAGTTGGCCTCCCTCGTTGCCCGAGTCATCCTGGTTGGCGCGGCGATTGCGGAACATCACGCCGGCGAGCACGGCGTAGGCCGCGACCGGCGCGATGAAGCCCTTGTAGAGGCCCTCCTGGATCGAATAGGCCGTCCGTGGCACGCCCTCCGTGCCGAGCGCAGGCAGTCCGAGCTTCTCGAACGGCACGTGCGACAGGTAGAGAACCTGCGTGCCACCGCCTTCGAACTCGCCGTAGACGCGGTCCTCGAAGTACTTGCCCGGCTCGGCTTCGATGCGGCGCTTGGCCTCCTGCAAGAGCTCCGTGCGCTTGCCGTAGATCACCGCTTCACGCGGGCAGACTTCGCAGCAGGCCGGGCCGTGGCCCTGGGGATAGCGGCTGTAGCCGTCCTGGTCGGTGAGCGCCGCCCCTTCGATGCGGTGGCGGCAGAGCTCGCACTTGACGACATTGGGCAGCGCCTTGTCGAACTCGAACTTCGGCACGTTGAACGGGCAGGCCATCTGGCAGTAGCGGCAGCCGACGCAGTAGAACGGGTCCCATTCGACGACCCCGGTGACCTCGTTCTTGTGAAAGGCGTGCAGCATGCAGGCGGCGGCGCAGGCCGGATCGACGCAGTGCATGCACTGCGCCTTCATGTAGGAGACGCGGTCGCCTTCCTGGTAGAGCTTGATGACGTTCTTGGTCTTGCCGTTCAGGTCCTGCGGCATCTGCCAGAGGCCCTCGGCGCCGGTGTCGGGCTCGAGGTTGTTCGCTTCGCGGCAGGCGACGACACAAGCTTTGCAGCCGATGCAGACGGTGGTGTCGTACAGCATGCCCATCGCTTCGGGCAGCGGCTCGATCTTCTGCGCGGCTTGGGCCGGAGCACCGCAGGTAGCGGCAGCGGCGGAGCCGGCAGCGAGGACCTTCAGGAGACTGCGACGATCGGTGGTAGGCGCCATGGTCGGCCTCCTGTCAGTTCTTCGGCTTCGGTTCGTCGTCGCCGAGCTTCTTGGCGGCCATCCAGGCGGCGCCGACCACTGCGCCACCCACCAAACCCGCGACACCGGTCGCTATCGGGCTCACGCCGCCCTGCGGCGCATGGATCGGCGGATAGGTGTCCGGCGGCGTCGGCCGGTCGATCGGCACCGTGTCGTGCAGCGGCACGCGGAAAGCAAGCGCCTGTTCGGTGCAGCCGAAGCAGGGGTGCCCCAGTCCGATCGGCCAGGCTCCGACGACCTCGTTGAAGTGATTGACCGAGCAGTTGGCGTGCGTCGCCGGTCCCTTGCAGCCGAGGCGGTAGAGGCACCAGCCCTCGCGGTGCCCGGCGTCGCCGTACTCGAGGGCGAAACGGCCGGCGTCGAAATGAGCCCGGCGCGGGCAGTGCTCGTGGATGGTCTGGCCGTA includes the following:
- a CDS encoding Ni/Fe-hydrogenase cytochrome b subunit, encoding MNAHAAVHEPVHSPVPGPLFTRQFRWLLLVAGIGAAVAIWRFLFGIGAVTNLSNGYPWGVWIAFDVVVGTALG
- the hybA gene encoding hydrogenase 2 operon protein HybA, with product MAPTTDRRSLLKVLAAGSAAAATCGAPAQAAQKIEPLPEAMGMLYDTTVCIGCKACVVACREANNLEPDTGAEGLWQMPQDLNGKTKNVIKLYQEGDRVSYMKAQCMHCVDPACAAACMLHAFHKNEVTGVVEWDPFYCVGCRYCQMACPFNVPKFEFDKALPNVVKCELCRHRIEGAALTDQDGYSRYPQGHGPACCEVCPREAVIYGKRTELLQEAKRRIEAEPGKYFEDRVYGEFEGGGTQVLYLSHVPFEKLGLPALGTEGVPRTAYSIQEGLYKGFIAPVAAYAVLAGVMFRNRRANQDDSGNEGGQL